In Pseudomonas nunensis, a single window of DNA contains:
- a CDS encoding cell division protein FtsQ/DivIB codes for MQGAQLRHQPPAPPGRKPVPRGASRMVAKEPMSARLPKANFGFLKALFWPVLLVALGFGTYEGAQRLLPYADRPITKINVQGDLSYISQQAVQQRIAPYVASSFFTIDLESMRTELETMPWIAHAEVRRVWPDQVVIRLEEQLPVARWGDESLLNNQGQAFTPRELANYEHLPQLFGPQRAQQQVMQQYQVLSQMLRPLGFSIARLELRERGSWFLTTGAGSSGPGIELLLGRGNLVEKMRRFIAIYDKTLKEQITNIARIDLRYANGLAVGWREPVAPTTAQPAVAKN; via the coding sequence ATGCAAGGCGCTCAGCTGAGACATCAGCCCCCCGCACCACCCGGCCGCAAGCCGGTGCCGCGGGGTGCCAGCCGAATGGTGGCCAAAGAGCCGATGTCTGCGCGCCTGCCGAAAGCCAATTTTGGTTTTCTCAAAGCCTTGTTCTGGCCAGTGCTGCTGGTAGCGCTGGGGTTCGGCACTTACGAAGGCGCGCAGCGTTTGCTGCCTTACGCCGACCGGCCGATCACCAAGATCAACGTGCAGGGCGATTTGAGTTACATCAGCCAGCAAGCGGTGCAGCAGCGGATCGCCCCGTACGTGGCGTCGAGCTTCTTCACCATCGACCTGGAGAGCATGCGTACCGAGCTTGAAACGATGCCATGGATTGCCCACGCCGAAGTGCGTCGGGTGTGGCCGGATCAAGTCGTGATTCGCCTGGAAGAACAACTGCCGGTGGCCCGTTGGGGCGATGAGTCGCTGTTGAACAACCAGGGCCAGGCGTTCACCCCGCGTGAGCTGGCGAACTACGAACACTTGCCACAGCTGTTCGGTCCACAGCGGGCCCAGCAGCAAGTGATGCAGCAATACCAGGTGCTGAGCCAGATGCTCAGGCCATTGGGCTTCTCGATTGCACGCCTGGAATTGCGTGAACGAGGCAGCTGGTTCCTGACCACCGGTGCCGGCAGTTCCGGCCCGGGAATCGAACTGCTGCTGGGACGCGGCAACCTGGTGGAAAAGATGCGCCGCTTCATTGCCATCTACGACAAAACGCTTAAAGAACAGATTACGAACATTGCGCGCATCGATCTGCGCTACGCCAACGGCCTAGCTGTTGGCTGGCGGGAACCTGTAGCGCCCACGACAGCCCAACCCGCTGTCGCGAAGAATTAA
- the ftsA gene encoding cell division protein FtsA — protein MANVQSGKMIVGLDIGTSKVVALVGEVSDDGTLEIVGIGTHPSRGLKKGVVVNIESTVQSIQRAIEEAQLMAGCRIHSAFVGVAGNHIRSLNSHGIVAIRDREVSAADLERVLDAAQAVAIPADQRVLHTLPQDYVIDNQEGVREPLGMSGVRLEAKVHVVTCAVNAAQNIEKCVRRCGLEIDDIILEQLASAYSVLTDDEKELGVCLVDIGGGTTDIAIFTEGAIRHTAVIPIAGDQVTNDIAMALRTPTQYAEEIKIRYACALAKLAGAGETIKVPSVGDRPPRELSRQALAEVVEPRYDELFTLIQAELRRSGYEDLIPAGIVLTGGTSKMEGAVELAEEIFHMPVRLGVPHGVKGLDDVVRNPIYSTGVGLLMYGLQKQSDGISFSGISSRDSYSNEEAKPALLDRIKSWVQGNF, from the coding sequence ATGGCAAACGTGCAAAGCGGCAAAATGATCGTCGGTCTCGATATCGGCACCTCCAAGGTGGTGGCGCTGGTAGGCGAGGTCTCGGACGACGGCACGCTGGAAATCGTCGGGATCGGCACTCATCCGTCCCGCGGCCTGAAGAAAGGCGTGGTGGTGAACATCGAGTCCACCGTGCAATCGATCCAGCGCGCCATCGAAGAAGCGCAGCTGATGGCCGGTTGCCGGATCCACTCGGCGTTCGTCGGCGTGGCGGGCAATCACATCCGCAGCCTGAACTCCCACGGCATCGTGGCGATTCGTGATCGCGAAGTCAGCGCCGCCGACCTTGAGCGCGTCCTCGACGCTGCCCAGGCCGTGGCGATCCCGGCTGACCAGCGCGTGCTGCACACCCTGCCGCAGGATTACGTGATCGATAACCAGGAAGGCGTTCGTGAGCCGCTGGGCATGTCGGGCGTACGTCTGGAAGCCAAGGTCCACGTGGTGACCTGCGCCGTCAACGCCGCACAGAACATTGAAAAATGCGTGCGTCGCTGCGGTCTGGAAATCGACGACATCATTCTCGAGCAGCTTGCTTCCGCGTATTCGGTCCTGACCGACGACGAGAAAGAACTGGGCGTGTGCCTGGTGGACATCGGCGGCGGCACCACCGACATCGCGATCTTCACCGAAGGCGCGATCCGTCATACCGCGGTAATCCCGATTGCGGGCGACCAGGTGACCAACGACATCGCCATGGCGTTGCGCACCCCGACCCAGTACGCCGAAGAAATCAAGATTCGCTACGCCTGCGCCCTGGCCAAACTGGCGGGTGCCGGTGAAACCATCAAGGTGCCAAGCGTAGGCGACCGTCCACCGCGCGAACTCTCCCGCCAGGCCCTGGCCGAAGTGGTCGAGCCGCGCTACGACGAGCTGTTCACGCTGATCCAGGCCGAACTGCGTCGCAGCGGCTACGAAGACCTGATCCCGGCCGGCATCGTGCTGACCGGCGGTACGTCGAAGATGGAAGGCGCGGTCGAACTGGCCGAAGAGATTTTCCACATGCCGGTCCGCCTGGGCGTGCCCCATGGCGTCAAGGGCCTGGATGACGTGGTGCGCAACCCGATTTATTCCACTGGCGTTGGCTTGTTGATGTACGGCCTGCAAAAGCAGTCCGACGGGATTTCGTTCTCGGGCATCAGCAGCCGCGACAGCTACAGCAATGAAGAAGCCAAACCCGCCTTGCTCGATCGCATCAAGAGCTGGGTACAAGGCAACTTCTAA
- the ftsZ gene encoding cell division protein FtsZ, translating to MFELVDNIPASPVIKVIGVGGGGGNAVNHMVKSNIEGVEFICANTDAQALKSIGARTILQLGTGVTKGLGAGANPEVGRQAALEDRERIAEVLQGTNMVFITTGMGGGTGTGAAPIIAEVAKEMGILTVAVVTRPFPFEGRKRMQIADEGIRLLSESVDSLITIPNEKLLTILGKDASLLSAFAKADDVLAGAVRGISDIIKRPGMINVDFADVRTVMSEMGMAMMGTGCASGPNRAREATEAAIRNPLLEDVNLQGARGILVNITAGPDLSLGEYSDVGSIIEAFASEHAMVKVGTVIDPDMRDELHVTVVATGLGAKIEKPVKVIDNTMHTSVASQPQQQAPSRQEAPAVNYRDLDRPTVMRNQAQAGAATAAKMNPQDDLDYLDIPAFLRRQAD from the coding sequence ATGTTCGAACTCGTAGACAACATCCCCGCAAGCCCGGTTATTAAAGTTATCGGTGTTGGCGGTGGCGGCGGAAACGCCGTAAATCACATGGTCAAAAGCAACATTGAAGGCGTTGAGTTCATCTGCGCCAACACTGATGCCCAAGCGCTGAAATCCATCGGCGCGCGGACCATCCTGCAATTGGGTACCGGTGTGACCAAAGGTCTGGGCGCCGGCGCCAACCCTGAAGTAGGTCGTCAGGCCGCTCTCGAAGACCGTGAGCGCATTGCCGAAGTCCTGCAGGGCACAAACATGGTGTTCATCACCACTGGCATGGGCGGCGGTACCGGTACCGGTGCTGCGCCGATCATCGCCGAAGTGGCCAAGGAAATGGGGATCCTCACCGTTGCGGTGGTGACTCGTCCGTTCCCGTTCGAAGGCCGCAAGCGTATGCAGATCGCCGACGAAGGTATCCGTCTGCTGTCTGAAAGCGTTGACTCGTTGATCACCATTCCGAACGAGAAACTGCTGACCATCCTCGGTAAAGACGCAAGCCTTCTGTCGGCTTTCGCCAAGGCTGACGATGTACTGGCCGGTGCCGTTCGCGGTATCTCCGACATCATCAAGCGCCCGGGCATGATCAACGTCGACTTTGCCGACGTACGGACTGTCATGAGCGAAATGGGCATGGCGATGATGGGCACTGGCTGCGCCAGCGGTCCGAACCGTGCACGCGAGGCCACCGAAGCGGCCATTCGCAACCCGTTGCTCGAAGACGTGAACCTGCAAGGCGCACGCGGCATCCTGGTGAACATCACCGCCGGTCCTGACCTGTCCCTGGGTGAGTACTCCGACGTGGGTAGCATCATCGAAGCCTTCGCTTCCGAGCACGCAATGGTCAAGGTCGGTACCGTTATCGATCCGGACATGCGCGACGAACTGCACGTGACCGTGGTTGCCACTGGTCTGGGCGCGAAAATCGAGAAGCCTGTGAAGGTTATCGACAACACCATGCACACGTCCGTGGCTTCGCAGCCGCAGCAACAAGCGCCTTCGCGTCAGGAAGCGCCTGCTGTGAACTACCGTGACCTGGACCGTCCGACCGTCATGCGCAACCAGGCTCAGGCCGGTGCTGCGACTGCCGCGAAGATGAATCCGCAAGACGATCTGGACTACCTGGACATCCCGGCATTCCTGCGTCGTCAGGCTGATTGA
- the lpxC gene encoding UDP-3-O-acyl-N-acetylglucosamine deacetylase, with the protein MIKQRTLKNIIRATGVGLHSGEKVYLTLKPAPIDTGIVFVRADLDPVVQIPARAENVGETTMSTTLVNGDVKVDTVEHLLSAMAGLGIDNAYVELSASEVPIMDGSAGPFVFLIQSAGLEEQDAAKKFIRILREVTVEDGDKRATFVPFEGFKVSFEIDFDHPVFRNRTQSASVDFSSTSFVKEVSRARTFGFMSDIEYLRKHNLALGGSVENAIVVDADGVLNEDGLRYEDEFVKHKILDAIGDLYLLGNSLIGEFKGFKSGHALNNQLLRKLIEQTDAWEVVTFEDASTAPISYMRPVAAV; encoded by the coding sequence ATGATTAAACAACGCACACTGAAAAATATTATCCGTGCCACAGGTGTAGGCCTGCACTCCGGGGAGAAGGTTTACCTGACCCTCAAGCCTGCACCTATCGACACCGGCATCGTGTTTGTTCGTGCCGATCTGGACCCTGTGGTGCAGATTCCTGCTCGCGCGGAAAACGTTGGCGAAACCACGATGTCGACCACGCTGGTCAACGGTGACGTCAAAGTGGATACGGTTGAGCACTTGCTCTCGGCCATGGCTGGCCTGGGCATCGATAACGCCTACGTCGAGCTCTCCGCGTCCGAAGTCCCGATCATGGATGGTAGCGCTGGACCTTTCGTATTCCTGATTCAATCGGCTGGCCTGGAAGAGCAGGACGCCGCCAAGAAGTTCATCCGGATCCTGCGGGAAGTGACAGTGGAAGACGGCGACAAGCGCGCCACTTTCGTCCCTTTCGAAGGTTTCAAAGTGAGCTTCGAGATCGATTTCGATCATCCGGTTTTCCGTAACCGCACACAAAGTGCAAGCGTGGATTTTTCCAGTACTTCGTTCGTAAAAGAAGTCAGCCGCGCCCGTACCTTTGGTTTCATGAGTGACATCGAGTACCTGCGCAAGCACAACCTCGCACTCGGCGGCAGCGTTGAAAACGCTATTGTGGTCGACGCGGATGGTGTACTGAACGAAGACGGCCTTCGCTATGAAGACGAATTCGTGAAGCACAAGATCCTCGATGCAATTGGTGACCTCTACCTGCTGGGCAATAGCCTGATTGGTGAGTTCAAGGGCTTCAAGTCCGGACATGCATTGAACAACCAGCTGCTGCGCAAGTTGATTGAGCAGACAGATGCTTGGGAAGTCGTGACTTTCGAAGACGCCAGCACTGCACCGATCTCTTACATGCGTCCTGTTGCGGCCGTGTAA
- a CDS encoding OprD family porin, which yields MAATAKAADDTSREGFVEGSSLNLNARNYYMNRNRHQHTDDNIEWGQGFLGKFESGFTQGTVGFGLDAHAMLGLKLDGGGGTDNSSILPISDGNGKVPGSFSTGGGTLKMRAFDTELKAGDLFLTNPVIAGGESRMLPQTFRGVSLTNHSFDGFLIEGGQASFTKPYNQSGHTRIGTSYGNLADGDESQHLNWAGVAWSGLPGLTSSLYASELKDIWNQYYYDLDYTYQLNDLVSLNPGLHFYHTQDTGDALLGNIDNNTYSLHFTVGVGNHSVTAAYQRVNGNTPFDYISQGDSIYLDNSQQYSDFNGPNERSWKLKYAYDFVGLGLPGLTSAVSYSRGETDLTKVDPDSKGYASWYSADGKHAKHWERDIDLKYVVQGGKAKDLALRLQWATNRGGNGYGALDQDTDEYRVIVDYPLNVF from the coding sequence ATGGCCGCCACTGCAAAGGCCGCCGACGACACCAGCCGCGAAGGTTTTGTCGAAGGGTCGAGCCTCAACCTCAACGCCCGCAACTACTACATGAACCGCAACCGGCACCAGCACACCGATGACAACATCGAATGGGGCCAGGGTTTTCTCGGTAAATTCGAATCCGGTTTCACCCAGGGCACCGTCGGCTTCGGCCTTGACGCCCACGCCATGCTTGGGCTGAAACTCGACGGCGGTGGCGGCACCGACAATTCGAGCATCCTGCCGATCAGCGACGGCAACGGCAAAGTGCCGGGCTCGTTCTCCACTGGCGGCGGCACGTTGAAAATGCGTGCGTTTGACACTGAACTGAAGGCCGGTGACCTGTTTCTCACCAATCCGGTGATCGCCGGTGGCGAGAGCCGCATGTTGCCCCAGACCTTTCGTGGCGTCAGCCTGACCAACCACAGCTTCGATGGTTTCCTGATAGAAGGTGGCCAGGCCAGTTTCACCAAGCCTTACAACCAGAGCGGCCACACCCGGATCGGCACGTCCTATGGCAACCTCGCCGACGGCGACGAAAGCCAGCACCTGAACTGGGCCGGCGTGGCCTGGAGCGGTTTGCCGGGGCTGACCAGCAGCCTGTATGCGTCTGAGCTCAAGGACATCTGGAACCAGTACTACTACGACCTGGATTACACCTATCAACTCAATGATCTGGTCAGCCTGAACCCGGGCCTGCACTTCTATCACACGCAAGACACCGGCGATGCGCTGCTGGGCAACATCGACAACAACACCTACAGCCTGCATTTCACCGTGGGCGTTGGCAATCACAGCGTTACCGCCGCGTATCAGCGGGTCAACGGCAATACGCCGTTCGACTACATCAGCCAGGGCGACAGCATTTACCTGGACAACTCCCAGCAGTACTCGGACTTCAACGGCCCGAACGAGCGCTCGTGGAAACTCAAGTACGCCTACGATTTCGTCGGCCTCGGCCTGCCCGGCCTGACGTCGGCGGTTTCCTACTCCCGGGGTGAAACGGACCTGACCAAAGTCGATCCGGACAGCAAGGGCTACGCCTCGTGGTACAGCGCCGACGGCAAACACGCCAAGCACTGGGAACGGGATATTGATTTGAAATATGTGGTCCAGGGCGGCAAGGCCAAGGACCTGGCGCTGCGCCTGCAATGGGCGACCAACCGTGGCGGCAATGGCTACGGCGCGCTGGATCAGGACACCGATGAATACCGCGTGATCGTCGACTACCCGCTGAATGTCTTCTAA
- a CDS encoding heavy metal sensor histidine kinase — MSSNSIALRLSGMFTLVALLVFLLIGWALYQQVDKGLGLLPEAELDARYSVLESTVGRYGTPEHWVKINNKLKLLGEEDKRISFWIISGDPQYEYGNITPQIRAFAEGPLGRRDMQLPDHDYPLKVLVSQFPAKDQRPPLRFMIGIDTETFLQTQHHLLIALISLAIIGVLLASALGYWVARIGLKPLIKLSQEAQRLAPPLRSGRLRLSPLPPELDQFVSSFNSTLERVEQAYSRLESFNADVAHELRSPLTNLIGQTQVALTRGRSAEHYFEVLQSNLEELERLRSIINDMLFLASADQGSKATKLTSTSLADEVATTLEYLDFILEDAQVRVQVSGDAQVRIEIAHLRRALINLLSNAVQHTEPGQVIEVLIEVEEHQVSIGVANPGSPIASEHLPRLFERFYRVDASRSNSGNNHGLGLAIVKAIALMHGGDVFVRSDHGMNTFGIHLPV; from the coding sequence GTGTCCAGTAATTCCATCGCCCTGCGCTTGAGCGGAATGTTCACGCTGGTGGCACTGCTGGTGTTTCTGTTGATCGGCTGGGCCTTGTACCAGCAGGTCGACAAAGGCCTGGGCTTGTTGCCCGAAGCTGAACTGGATGCGCGCTACAGCGTGCTCGAATCCACGGTCGGCCGTTACGGCACACCCGAGCATTGGGTGAAGATCAACAACAAGCTCAAGTTGCTCGGCGAAGAAGACAAGCGCATCAGCTTCTGGATCATCAGCGGCGATCCGCAGTACGAATACGGCAACATCACCCCGCAGATCCGCGCCTTCGCCGAAGGGCCGCTGGGCCGGCGGGATATGCAGTTGCCGGATCATGACTACCCACTGAAAGTCTTGGTCAGTCAGTTCCCGGCCAAGGATCAGCGCCCGCCGTTGCGCTTTATGATCGGCATCGACACCGAGACGTTTTTGCAGACCCAGCATCATTTGCTGATCGCCCTGATCAGCTTGGCGATCATCGGCGTGCTGCTGGCCTCGGCCCTCGGTTATTGGGTGGCGCGGATCGGCCTCAAACCGTTGATCAAGTTGTCCCAGGAAGCCCAGCGCCTGGCGCCGCCGCTGCGTTCGGGGCGGTTGCGCCTGTCGCCATTGCCGCCGGAGCTGGATCAGTTTGTCAGTTCGTTTAACTCGACATTGGAACGGGTCGAGCAGGCTTATTCGCGGCTGGAATCGTTCAACGCCGACGTCGCCCATGAACTGCGCTCGCCGCTGACTAATCTGATTGGCCAGACCCAAGTGGCGCTGACCCGTGGACGTTCGGCGGAACATTATTTCGAAGTGCTGCAATCGAACCTAGAAGAGCTGGAACGGCTGCGCTCGATCATCAATGACATGCTGTTCCTGGCCAGCGCCGACCAGGGCAGCAAGGCAACCAAACTGACCTCCACGTCGCTGGCCGATGAGGTGGCGACGACGTTGGAGTATCTGGATTTCATTCTGGAAGACGCGCAGGTGCGGGTGCAGGTCAGCGGTGATGCGCAGGTACGGATCGAGATCGCGCATCTGCGTCGGGCGTTGATCAATCTGCTGAGTAATGCGGTGCAACACACCGAGCCTGGGCAGGTGATCGAGGTGTTGATTGAGGTCGAGGAGCATCAGGTAAGTATTGGTGTGGCCAATCCGGGGTCGCCGATTGCCAGCGAGCATTTGCCACGGTTGTTCGAACGGTTTTATCGGGTGGATGCGTCACGCAGCAACAGCGGGAATAACCATGGGCTGGGGCTGGCGATTGTGAAAGCAATTGCGTTGATGCATGGCGGCGATGTGTTTGTGCGCAGTGATCATGGGATGAATACATTCGGCATCCATCTCCCCGTCTGA
- a CDS encoding heavy metal response regulator transcription factor produces MRVLIIEDEEKTADYLHRGLTEQGYTVDLARDGVEGLHLALESDYAVIILDVMLPGLDGFGVLRALRARKQTPVIMLTARERVEDRIKGLRDGADDYLGKPFSFLELVARLQALTRRSGGHEPVQVSIADLWIDLISRKATRAGTRLDLTAKEFSLLSVLARRQGEILSKTAIAEMVWDINFDSDANVVEVAIKRLRAKLDGPFDEKLLHTIRGMGYVLESRGVQ; encoded by the coding sequence ATGCGCGTTCTGATTATCGAAGATGAAGAAAAAACCGCGGATTATCTGCACCGCGGCCTGACGGAACAGGGTTACACCGTGGACCTGGCGCGGGATGGCGTCGAAGGCCTGCACCTGGCGCTGGAAAGCGACTACGCGGTGATCATCCTCGACGTCATGTTGCCGGGCCTCGATGGCTTCGGCGTGCTGCGAGCGTTGCGCGCACGCAAGCAAACCCCGGTGATCATGCTCACCGCCCGCGAGCGTGTCGAAGACCGGATCAAAGGCCTGCGCGATGGCGCCGACGATTACCTCGGCAAACCGTTTTCCTTCCTGGAACTGGTGGCACGCCTGCAAGCGCTGACCCGGCGCAGTGGCGGCCATGAACCGGTGCAAGTCAGCATCGCCGACCTGTGGATCGATTTGATCAGCCGCAAGGCTACACGCGCCGGCACGCGCCTGGACCTGACCGCCAAGGAGTTCTCGCTGCTCAGCGTATTGGCCCGGCGCCAGGGTGAAATCCTCTCCAAAACCGCGATTGCCGAGATGGTCTGGGACATCAATTTCGACAGCGACGCGAACGTCGTCGAAGTCGCGATCAAGCGCCTGCGGGCCAAGCTCGACGGGCCTTTCGACGAGAAACTGCTGCACACAATTCGCGGCATGGGTTATGTGCTGGAGAGCCGTGGTGTCCAGTAA
- a CDS encoding multidrug efflux RND transporter permease subunit, translating to MRGPSAWCIDHPVATILLTFALVLLGVIAFPRLPIAPLPEAEFPTIQVNAQLPGASPDTMASSVATPLEVQFSAIPGMTQMTSSSALGSSLLTLQFTLDKSIDTAAQEVQAAINTAAGKLPKDMPTLPTWKKVNPADSPVLILSVSSTQMPGTELSDLVETLLSRQISQIDGVGQINITGQQRPAIRVQASADKLAAIGLTLADIRLAIQQTSLNLAKGALYGESSISTLSTNDQLFHPDEYSQLIVSYKDGAPVHLKDVAKVVNGSEDAYVQAWAGDQPGVNLVISRQPGANIVETVDRIQAALPGLEAMLPASVQVKVLIDRTQTIRASLHEVEITLLIAIMLVVAVMALFLRQWSATMIVSAVLGVSLTASFALMYIMGFSLNNLTLVAIVVAVGFVVDDAIVVVENIHRHLEAGDGMREAAIKGAGEIGFTVVSISFSLVAAFIPLLFMGGVVGRLFKEFALTATSTIMISVVVSLTLAPTLAALFMRAPVHHAHSKKTFGDRLLAGYEKYLRRALAHQKTMIGVFCLSLCLAIAGYIFIPKGFFPVQDTGFVLGTTEAAADISYGDMVKKHLAMAEIVAADPAVQAFSHSVGVSGSNQTIANGRFWIALKKRGDRDVSASQFIDRIRPQLMKVPGIVLYLRAGQDINLSSGPSRAQYQYVLKSNDGPTLSTWTQRLTEKLRTNPAFRDISNDLQLGGSITHISIDRSAAARFGLTASDVDEALYDAFGQRQINEFQTQINQYNVILELDTKQRGKAESLNYFYLRSPLSGEMVPLSALAKFDAPTIGPLSIAHDGMFPAANLSFNLAPGVALGDAVILLNQAKAEIGMPAAISGNFQGAAQAFQSSLASQPWLILAALVAVYIILGVLYESFVHPLTIISTLPSAGLGAVIMLWIWGQDFSIMALIGLVLLIGIVKKNGILMIDFALEAQRKGGLPPEEAIFQACITRFRPIIMTTLAALLGALPLMLGYGTGAELRQPLGIAVVGGLLVSQALTLFTTPVIYLWLERLFHRPKPAPEPLPALATTD from the coding sequence ATGAGAGGGCCCTCCGCGTGGTGCATCGACCACCCGGTCGCTACCATCCTGCTGACCTTTGCCCTGGTGCTGCTGGGTGTGATCGCCTTCCCGCGCCTGCCGATCGCGCCGTTGCCGGAAGCGGAATTCCCGACCATTCAGGTGAACGCGCAACTGCCCGGCGCCAGCCCGGACACCATGGCCTCGTCGGTGGCCACGCCGCTGGAAGTGCAATTCAGCGCCATTCCCGGCATGACCCAAATGACCTCGAGCAGTGCCTTGGGCTCAAGCCTGCTGACCCTGCAATTCACCCTCGATAAAAGCATCGACACCGCCGCCCAGGAAGTCCAGGCCGCGATCAACACCGCCGCCGGCAAGCTGCCCAAGGACATGCCGACCCTGCCGACCTGGAAGAAGGTCAACCCGGCCGACAGCCCGGTGCTGATCCTCAGTGTCAGCTCGACACAAATGCCCGGCACCGAACTCAGCGACCTGGTGGAAACCCTGCTCTCGCGTCAGATCAGTCAGATCGACGGCGTAGGCCAAATCAACATCACCGGTCAGCAACGTCCGGCGATCCGCGTCCAGGCCTCGGCCGACAAACTCGCCGCCATCGGCCTGACCCTCGCCGACATTCGCCTGGCGATCCAGCAAACCAGCCTCAACCTGGCCAAGGGTGCGTTGTACGGCGAGTCGAGCATTTCGACCCTGTCCACCAACGACCAATTGTTCCATCCTGACGAATACAGCCAACTCATCGTTTCCTACAAGGACGGCGCACCGGTTCACCTGAAAGATGTCGCCAAAGTCGTCAACGGTTCGGAAGATGCCTACGTCCAGGCCTGGGCCGGTGATCAACCCGGTGTGAACCTGGTGATCTCCCGGCAACCGGGAGCTAACATCGTCGAGACGGTGGATCGTATTCAAGCCGCCCTACCGGGTCTTGAAGCGATGCTGCCGGCCTCGGTGCAGGTCAAGGTGTTGATCGACCGCACCCAGACCATTCGCGCCTCCTTGCACGAAGTGGAAATCACCCTGCTGATCGCGATCATGCTGGTGGTGGCGGTGATGGCGCTGTTCCTGCGTCAGTGGTCGGCGACCATGATTGTTTCGGCGGTGCTCGGTGTGTCGCTGACCGCCAGTTTCGCCCTGATGTACATCATGGGCTTCAGCCTGAATAACCTGACCCTGGTGGCGATCGTGGTGGCCGTGGGGTTTGTGGTGGACGATGCGATCGTGGTGGTGGAGAACATTCACCGCCATTTGGAAGCCGGCGACGGCATGCGCGAGGCGGCGATCAAAGGCGCCGGCGAGATCGGTTTCACCGTGGTCTCGATCAGTTTCTCGCTGGTCGCCGCGTTTATTCCATTGCTGTTCATGGGCGGCGTGGTTGGGCGGTTGTTTAAAGAGTTCGCCCTGACCGCCACCTCGACCATCATGATTTCGGTGGTGGTGTCCCTGACCCTCGCACCGACTCTGGCCGCGCTGTTTATGCGCGCGCCAGTGCATCACGCCCACAGCAAAAAGACCTTTGGTGATCGCTTGCTGGCCGGTTATGAAAAATACCTGCGCCGCGCCCTCGCCCATCAAAAAACCATGATCGGCGTGTTCTGCCTGTCGTTGTGCCTGGCCATCGCCGGTTACATCTTTATCCCCAAAGGCTTCTTCCCGGTCCAGGACACCGGTTTCGTCCTCGGCACCACCGAAGCGGCTGCGGATATTTCTTACGGCGACATGGTGAAAAAACACCTGGCGATGGCAGAAATCGTCGCGGCAGATCCGGCGGTGCAGGCGTTTTCCCACTCGGTCGGGGTTTCCGGCAGCAACCAGACCATCGCCAACGGCCGGTTCTGGATCGCCCTGAAAAAACGCGGCGACCGGGATGTTTCGGCCAGCCAGTTCATCGACCGGATTCGCCCGCAACTGATGAAAGTCCCCGGCATCGTGCTGTACCTGCGCGCCGGCCAGGACATCAACCTCAGTTCCGGCCCGAGCCGTGCGCAGTATCAATACGTGCTCAAGAGCAACGACGGCCCGACGCTCAGCACCTGGACCCAGCGCCTGACGGAAAAACTGCGCACCAACCCGGCGTTCCGCGATATTTCCAACGACTTGCAACTGGGCGGCAGCATCACCCACATCAGCATTGACCGCAGCGCGGCGGCGCGTTTCGGCCTGACCGCCAGTGATGTCGACGAAGCGCTGTATGACGCCTTCGGCCAACGGCAGATCAACGAATTCCAGACCCAGATCAACCAGTACAACGTGATCCTGGAACTGGACACCAAGCAGCGCGGCAAGGCTGAAAGCCTGAATTATTTCTATCTGCGCTCGCCGTTGAGCGGGGAGATGGTGCCGTTGTCGGCGCTGGCGAAGTTTGATGCGCCGACCATAGGCCCATTGTCCATCGCCCACGACGGGATGTTCCCGGCGGCCAACCTGTCCTTCAACCTGGCGCCCGGCGTCGCGTTGGGTGATGCGGTAATTCTGCTCAATCAGGCCAAGGCCGAAATCGGCATGCCGGCGGCGATCAGCGGCAACTTCCAGGGCGCGGCCCAGGCGTTCCAGAGTTCGCTGGCCAGCCAGCCGTGGCTGATTCTGGCGGCGCTGGTGGCGGTCTACATCATTCTCGGCGTGCTCTATGAGAGCTTCGTGCATCCGCTGACCATTATCTCGACGTTGCCGTCAGCCGGGCTTGGCGCGGTGATCATGCTGTGGATCTGGGGCCAGGACTTTTCGATCATGGCGTTGATCGGCCTGGTGCTGCTGATCGGCATCGTGAAGAAAAACGGCATCCTGATGATCGACTTCGCCCTCGAGGCCCAGCGCAAGGGTGGCTTGCCGCCGGAAGAGGCGATTTTCCAGGCGTGTATCACGCGGTTCCGGCCAATCATCATGACCACCCTCGCCGCCCTGCTCGGCGCCTTGCCGCTGATGCTCGGCTACGGCACCGGCGCCGAACTGCGCCAGCCATTGGGGATTGCGGTAGTCGGCGGGCTGCTGGTGAGTCAGGCGCTGACGCTGTTTACCACTCCGGTCATATACTTGTGGCTTGAGCGGCTTTTCCATCGGCCCAAACCAGCGCCAGAGCCACTGCCGGCACTGGCGACCACAGACTGA